Proteins from one Arsenophonus apicola genomic window:
- a CDS encoding C80 family cysteine peptidase, protein MPVNQIKRGDIDFNQKEIILKFAKKWLDYNSNKFFLRTSNERKKIIYDGICLGLTRYYMTHIAQNGQQNSAMFFIKFYRLIKMANREIPINAGIIERYQIEAERRYANVILDKVFFDILNEHTYANNINLLRGYVIPEVKNYIRTKEDPAAVNAHKIIKRIYKDETIKKPELVKERWFIDIFLIAKKNFTESDKKSIAEIQLAIEEAKIKIYKIYVDDEINYLKNRGIVYVKPKNSTIYHRHSIDIDRLFSRIENDHQDVFYEIYTNNHAMVLTVTVNPSNNEKNITFFDCNKGLYLFNDLAEAKNFIIEFSKYTSEKYQWNIAKIDNPRICVIPFVKVSAFSDKLIDLTPPKDNISLMVLNNIISQRNIIPTNDGAEIKFLLLNQYNNTVTFSIEKKSNIEYENKKIIMSTDQIDIRTIIYLVNKEQDNLFALSHRNLFTRFDKDNIQVYRLPDDFDLSANINDIYDTLPTPAYKVVPDSTTQSYEILSRAPRMNGDNNRNIDFDKWGLPIIQSELITNNSEQNNLYLEYERTIIIQIQSDNILDQVVAGLIAKHPEKTILWQFDIAAKKRRLAYGHHENLLPAGKTRWIVVGHGNYRGNGQVSQFAQLSPKAVVDGLQWLKNDLALKQTPAKIVLMGCELAAGTAKEDFAFNMTQLLNKNALDANIIAYTNDLFIDNHGKRIGYINSESNEFLPARIYKKTYQYHHATDSITINGKPAILSLLHDLQADKVSFERFITDNQPLLTPLFSDLTGELNIDLIKKIAYDQRAYDLFKNAINESDYNDYENFYNKITSEMINNGIDEAPIWKTVNKNYINENKLNFSHQHNDKLNIIIRLTSDKQNLTKAQLYAIFRPENTIIIQYDVKNKQSFIEYGDLSRLTLIGNHSWTILDGNELPLLDPDTLSQSLLALRQKYPLKVPSEIKLVNDNGKRENTAIYDPQYVAVRLCQKLAEKGLNSSVSIYPLKSEFMSSDSELGIFLDDYHDQQKNTFQLDSTTQKLMINGEPPIKAMLLDIVTGKITLAEITAENPAILLSSFADRQGKLNIKKLKQTIYDPLLSIKVNQYFAHGDYHANDARLRWKALFIAEKSLSLNQQSAELSFLVGELQANPYAVRYLSDHSRYLLGQYFSSSNNELDTIYLMQALANPEYIEFIQTQLQEFFGLKIGSEFDGLSLKQALMKSSTWRQRVLDNIVSLTKSAQCSQSEATLSAVSHGYYLDKINANSLGIEQALGALYVIACQQGKQAQFIKILAYQQALLELSSKSELSIQDQQFLTEFDAAISHLQKINYIARIENQSLKNWLMQALDGAYYLQSGEHAFTVVIKRQDNIFQYQLYDPKAGELVISSGKRKQAQKDFFLVSQTYLDKETRYLNENKERKADLMIENINGDYLFDIYELTLDHQAVEKTQVFWQFTPPKLDTNTYLVKINNIEISLPLLIRAGAQIDGQSLSVRHIQSLPDWPERLTFDAAMLSHHLMLLDGSHDDLQFIKLIKSLINQKGQDNLLTTRAQLADVGMVKQQLGYVDRYVKGEVIDAAMWHEMNNTSFKLPRYARIMSKVGYGSQAIGIAQLWILTNRAADQLQDPRLSNEQKVEIRRQLALAYGAAAANFGTDILQPIIFKSVTKITDSTEIAAKFAGRATSVLNALSAGFDIYSAYQSLHQLSTETDPEVRQDLIVNGALAVVSAAVSITVSVALLAGSSAAGPIGIAVGAGLMVGGMIYNGI, encoded by the coding sequence ATGCCGGTGAATCAAATAAAACGTGGGGATATTGATTTCAACCAAAAAGAAATAATTCTTAAGTTTGCAAAAAAATGGTTAGATTATAATAGTAATAAATTCTTCCTACGCACTAGTAATGAAAGGAAAAAAATAATATACGATGGTATATGTTTGGGATTAACACGTTATTATATGACACATATTGCTCAAAATGGGCAACAAAACTCAGCGATGTTTTTTATTAAATTTTATCGTTTAATTAAAATGGCCAATAGAGAAATTCCTATTAATGCCGGGATTATTGAACGTTATCAAATAGAAGCGGAAAGGCGATATGCAAACGTTATTTTAGATAAAGTGTTTTTTGATATCCTTAATGAACATACTTATGCTAATAACATAAATTTATTGAGGGGTTATGTTATTCCAGAAGTAAAAAACTATATACGTACTAAAGAGGATCCTGCTGCTGTCAATGCGCATAAAATAATTAAGCGGATTTATAAAGATGAAACAATTAAAAAGCCTGAATTAGTTAAAGAGAGATGGTTTATAGATATTTTCTTAATAGCAAAAAAAAATTTTACGGAATCCGATAAAAAATCTATTGCCGAAATACAATTAGCAATTGAAGAAGCTAAAATTAAAATTTATAAGATTTATGTAGATGATGAAATTAATTATCTGAAAAATCGTGGAATTGTTTATGTAAAGCCAAAAAACTCCACTATTTATCACAGACATTCTATAGATATTGATAGATTATTTTCACGTATTGAAAACGATCATCAAGATGTGTTTTATGAAATATATACGAATAATCATGCTATGGTGTTAACGGTTACCGTAAATCCGAGTAATAATGAGAAAAATATAACGTTCTTTGATTGTAATAAAGGATTATATCTATTTAATGATCTTGCTGAGGCAAAAAATTTTATTATTGAATTTAGTAAATATACTAGCGAAAAGTATCAATGGAATATAGCAAAAATAGATAACCCAAGAATATGTGTAATTCCTTTTGTTAAAGTTAGCGCGTTTAGTGACAAATTAATTGATTTGACACCACCAAAAGATAATATTAGCTTAATGGTTCTCAATAATATAATCAGTCAGAGAAATATTATTCCAACTAATGATGGTGCAGAAATAAAATTTTTACTGTTGAATCAATATAATAATACAGTCACATTTTCAATAGAAAAAAAATCAAATATTGAATATGAAAATAAAAAAATTATTATGAGCACTGACCAAATTGATATAAGAACAATAATTTACTTGGTCAATAAGGAACAAGATAATTTATTTGCATTGTCCCATCGAAATTTATTTACTCGTTTTGATAAAGATAATATTCAGGTTTACCGGTTACCGGATGATTTTGATCTTTCGGCTAATATAAATGATATTTATGACACATTGCCAACGCCTGCTTATAAAGTAGTGCCAGATAGCACTACTCAAAGCTATGAAATACTTAGTCGGGCGCCAAGAATGAATGGCGATAATAATCGGAATATTGATTTTGATAAGTGGGGGCTGCCGATAATACAGTCGGAGTTGATAACTAATAATAGTGAACAGAACAACTTATATTTGGAATATGAACGAACGATTATTATTCAAATTCAATCTGATAATATTCTTGACCAGGTAGTTGCGGGTTTAATTGCTAAACATCCGGAAAAAACCATTTTATGGCAATTTGATATTGCGGCAAAGAAAAGACGACTTGCTTATGGTCACCACGAAAATTTACTGCCAGCAGGTAAGACACGTTGGATAGTTGTTGGTCACGGAAATTATCGAGGCAATGGACAAGTTTCTCAATTTGCTCAACTCTCACCAAAGGCCGTTGTTGATGGATTGCAATGGTTAAAGAATGATTTAGCACTAAAACAAACGCCGGCTAAAATTGTGCTAATGGGTTGTGAATTAGCTGCAGGAACAGCAAAAGAAGACTTTGCTTTTAATATGACCCAATTACTCAATAAAAATGCGCTTGATGCTAATATCATTGCTTATACTAATGATTTATTTATTGATAACCATGGTAAACGGATTGGTTATATCAATAGTGAAAGTAATGAATTTCTGCCTGCCCGAATTTATAAAAAAACCTATCAATATCACCACGCAACAGACAGTATCACAATTAACGGTAAGCCCGCCATTTTATCTTTATTGCATGATTTGCAGGCGGACAAAGTCTCCTTTGAACGATTTATTACTGATAATCAGCCATTATTGACCCCATTATTTTCTGATCTAACTGGAGAATTAAATATTGATCTAATCAAAAAAATTGCCTATGACCAACGAGCTTATGATTTATTTAAAAATGCAATTAATGAGTCAGACTACAATGATTATGAGAATTTTTATAATAAAATAACGAGTGAAATGATTAATAACGGCATTGATGAAGCGCCAATATGGAAGACAGTAAATAAAAATTATATTAATGAAAATAAATTAAATTTTTCTCATCAGCATAATGATAAATTGAATATCATTATTCGTCTAACTAGTGATAAACAGAATCTGACTAAAGCGCAATTATATGCCATATTTAGACCGGAAAATACCATTATTATTCAGTATGATGTTAAAAATAAACAGTCATTTATTGAATATGGCGATTTGTCACGTTTAACATTGATCGGCAATCACAGTTGGACGATTTTAGATGGCAATGAGTTGCCGTTATTGGATCCTGATACTTTATCACAATCATTACTGGCTTTACGGCAAAAATACCCGCTTAAAGTGCCAAGCGAGATCAAACTAGTTAATGATAATGGCAAAAGAGAAAATACTGCTATTTATGATCCTCAGTATGTAGCTGTTCGTTTATGCCAAAAATTGGCGGAAAAAGGGTTAAATTCTTCGGTTTCAATTTACCCACTAAAATCAGAATTTATGTCGTCAGATTCTGAACTTGGTATTTTCCTGGATGATTATCATGATCAGCAAAAAAACACTTTTCAGCTTGATAGCACAACGCAAAAATTGATGATTAATGGGGAACCACCAATTAAGGCAATGTTACTCGATATTGTAACAGGGAAAATAACGCTAGCAGAAATTACTGCTGAAAATCCTGCAATATTACTGTCTAGTTTTGCTGATCGGCAGGGTAAACTTAATATTAAGAAACTTAAGCAAACAATTTATGATCCGTTGTTAAGTATCAAGGTTAACCAGTATTTTGCTCATGGTGATTATCATGCTAATGATGCTCGGTTACGCTGGAAGGCCCTTTTTATTGCGGAAAAAAGTTTATCCTTAAATCAGCAATCGGCAGAATTATCTTTTCTGGTTGGTGAATTACAGGCAAATCCCTATGCTGTTCGCTATTTAAGCGATCATAGTCGCTATCTATTAGGACAATATTTTTCATCCAGTAATAATGAACTGGATACAATTTATTTAATGCAGGCACTAGCAAATCCAGAATATATTGAATTTATCCAAACTCAATTACAGGAGTTTTTTGGTTTAAAAATTGGCAGTGAGTTTGATGGACTTTCATTAAAACAAGCTTTGATGAAGAGTTCTACTTGGCGCCAACGGGTTTTGGATAATATAGTCAGTTTAACTAAATCAGCACAATGTTCGCAGAGTGAGGCAACCCTATCTGCGGTTAGTCATGGATATTATTTGGATAAGATAAATGCTAATAGCCTGGGTATTGAACAAGCCTTGGGTGCTCTTTATGTCATAGCATGTCAGCAAGGGAAGCAAGCACAATTTATTAAAATATTAGCATACCAACAGGCTTTGCTTGAGCTTAGTAGCAAAAGTGAGCTTAGTATTCAAGATCAGCAATTTTTAACCGAGTTTGACGCTGCGATCAGCCACCTGCAAAAGATTAATTATATTGCACGGATTGAAAATCAATCACTAAAAAACTGGTTAATGCAAGCATTGGATGGCGCTTACTATTTGCAGTCAGGTGAGCATGCTTTTACTGTTGTGATTAAGCGGCAAGATAATATTTTTCAATATCAGCTTTATGATCCGAAAGCTGGTGAGCTTGTTATTAGTAGTGGTAAACGCAAACAAGCCCAAAAGGATTTTTTCCTTGTATCTCAAACGTATTTAGATAAAGAGACCCGATACCTTAATGAGAACAAAGAGCGGAAAGCTGATTTGATGATTGAAAACATTAATGGTGATTATCTCTTTGACATCTATGAATTAACACTTGATCATCAGGCAGTTGAAAAAACACAAGTTTTTTGGCAATTCACTCCCCCCAAGCTAGATACTAACACTTATTTGGTTAAAATAAATAATATTGAGATTAGCTTGCCATTATTAATACGGGCTGGAGCACAAATTGATGGCCAATCTCTATCAGTCAGACATATTCAATCATTGCCAGACTGGCCTGAGCGATTGACGTTTGACGCCGCTATGTTAAGCCATCACTTGATGCTACTTGATGGTAGTCATGATGATCTGCAATTTATTAAATTAATTAAATCACTAATCAATCAAAAAGGGCAAGATAACCTGCTCACAACGCGAGCGCAGTTGGCTGATGTAGGGATGGTAAAACAGCAATTAGGCTATGTTGATCGCTATGTTAAAGGTGAAGTAATTGATGCTGCAATGTGGCATGAAATGAATAATACCAGCTTTAAGTTGCCTCGTTATGCACGAATAATGAGTAAAGTGGGCTATGGTTCACAAGCTATAGGGATTGCTCAACTTTGGATTTTAACTAACCGGGCGGCAGATCAATTACAGGATCCGCGTTTATCCAATGAGCAAAAAGTGGAAATTAGGCGGCAACTTGCGTTGGCATATGGAGCTGCAGCGGCCAATTTTGGTACCGATATCTTGCAACCTATCATCTTTAAATCAGTAACTAAAATAACTGATTCAACAGAGATTGCGGCCAAATTTGCCGGCCGCGCAACATCAGTATTAAATGCTTTGTCGGCCGGATTTGATATTTACAGTGCTTATCAGTCATTACACCAATTATCGACCGAAACTGATCCAGAGGTGCGACAAGATTTGATCGTTAATGGAGCACTTGCGGTCGTAAGTGCAGCGGTCAGTATCACTGTTTCGGTTGCTCTTTTAGCCGGTTCTTCTGCTGCCGGGCCAATAGGCATTGCTGTAGGAGCTGGATTAATGGTTGGTGGCATGATTTATAATGGCATTTGA
- a CDS encoding oxidative stress defense protein: MKLSSIIFLAMMSVSSLPLLAQANSLPNGPHIVTSGNATIKATPDMVTLLINVAVTEKNAASAKAAVDKRVKEYFDFLNNKGIASSDINAANITTQPKYEYDKAAEKSKIIGYTAERSVEVKVYKLDQLNPLLDGALAAGLNEINAVQFGVKDPKHYRDEARNRAIDNAKAQAEALATGFNVKLGKVYSINYRAPDATPYPMPRMKAMTQMVAAAASDSNQTYEQQSIDFTDQIDVVFELKR, encoded by the coding sequence GTGAAGCTTAGTTCGATTATATTTTTAGCGATGATGTCAGTGAGTTCATTACCATTACTTGCTCAAGCTAATTCCTTACCTAATGGGCCACACATTGTGACCTCAGGCAATGCAACGATAAAAGCCACACCAGATATGGTAACCTTATTAATTAATGTTGCTGTAACTGAAAAAAATGCTGCATCAGCTAAAGCGGCAGTTGATAAACGTGTCAAAGAATATTTTGATTTTCTCAACAATAAAGGGATAGCGAGTAGCGATATCAATGCGGCAAATATCACCACTCAACCGAAATATGAATATGATAAAGCAGCAGAAAAATCTAAAATAATTGGTTATACTGCAGAACGTTCAGTAGAAGTTAAAGTATATAAACTGGATCAGCTAAATCCGTTATTGGATGGTGCTTTAGCGGCCGGTTTAAATGAAATCAATGCGGTGCAATTTGGCGTTAAGGATCCTAAACATTATCGCGATGAAGCACGTAATAGAGCAATTGATAATGCTAAAGCGCAAGCAGAAGCGTTAGCAACTGGATTTAATGTTAAATTAGGTAAAGTTTATAGTATTAATTACCGGGCACCTGATGCAACCCCTTACCCAATGCCAAGAATGAAGGCGATGACGCAAATGGTGGCTGCCGCTGCCAGTGATAGCAATCAAACTTATGAACAGCAGAGTATTGATTTTACCGATCAAATTGACGTTGTTTTTGAATTGAAACGTTAA
- the mscS gene encoding small-conductance mechanosensitive channel MscS has product MNENGVVETIDQAKSWFVNHQDLLIQYAVNIVFALVILFAGLIVARWISHITNRLMSLRGIDKTVRDFLSAIVRYGIIAFTLIAVLSKLGVQTASVIAVLGAAGLAIGLALQGSLSNFAAGVLLVIFRPLRAGEYVILGSVEGTVEHVQIFSTSLRTADDRIVVIPNSKVINDNIINTSREPNRRTQIMVGVAYNADIDIVKKVLGDVIAADERIQHDKGVTIRLHEMAPSSLNFVVRVWTTNADAWNVYWDLMENFKKQLDAHNIGIPFPQMDVHLYQSKNG; this is encoded by the coding sequence ATGAATGAAAATGGTGTGGTTGAAACGATCGATCAGGCAAAGAGTTGGTTTGTTAATCACCAGGATCTATTAATTCAGTATGCGGTAAATATTGTTTTTGCATTAGTTATCTTATTTGCTGGTTTGATTGTTGCTAGATGGATCAGTCATATTACTAATCGATTAATGTCCTTACGCGGTATAGACAAGACGGTCAGAGATTTTTTATCAGCAATTGTTCGTTATGGCATTATAGCATTTACCTTAATCGCAGTATTAAGTAAGTTAGGCGTGCAAACCGCCTCTGTCATTGCTGTTTTAGGTGCTGCCGGTTTAGCGATTGGTTTAGCTTTACAGGGCTCATTATCTAATTTCGCAGCTGGAGTACTATTGGTTATTTTTAGGCCATTACGCGCAGGGGAATATGTCATTTTAGGCTCGGTGGAAGGAACCGTGGAGCATGTACAGATTTTCTCAACTTCATTACGTACTGCCGATGATCGCATTGTTGTCATACCCAATAGCAAAGTAATTAATGACAATATCATTAACACCTCTCGTGAGCCAAATCGGCGTACGCAAATAATGGTAGGTGTCGCTTATAATGCGGATATTGACATTGTTAAAAAAGTGTTAGGCGATGTTATTGCGGCAGATGAACGTATTCAGCATGATAAAGGGGTTACTATTCGTTTACATGAAATGGCACCTTCTTCGCTTAATTTTGTCGTACGTGTTTGGACGACTAACGCTGATGCATGGAATGTTTATTGGGACTTAATGGAGAATTTTAAAAAACAGTTAGATGCACATAATATAGGTATACCTTTTCCACAAATGGATGTTCATTTATATCAAAGCAAAAACGGCTAA
- a CDS encoding YacL family protein yields MDYEFQQNVTGNVIARFSMDHEAIGYWLNEEINGDLYQLEQIQTGYHSIKGSGRQWKKIGREYTLFMDDKEIMIRANQLHFQTEDLEDGMCYYDNESIAFCGLDDFINMLENYRNFILSNSIE; encoded by the coding sequence ATGGATTATGAATTTCAGCAGAATGTCACAGGCAATGTCATTGCTCGATTTTCAATGGATCATGAAGCAATTGGTTATTGGTTAAATGAGGAAATTAACGGTGATTTATATCAGTTAGAACAGATCCAGACGGGTTATCATTCTATAAAAGGTAGTGGTCGGCAATGGAAAAAAATTGGGCGTGAATATACATTGTTTATGGATGATAAGGAAATTATGATCCGAGCTAACCAGTTACATTTTCAAACGGAAGATTTAGAAGATGGAATGTGTTATTACGATAATGAAAGTATTGCTTTTTGTGGTTTAGATGATTTTATTAACATGCTGGAAAACTATCGTAACTTTATCTTATCAAATAGCATCGAATAA
- a CDS encoding Rha family transcriptional regulator has protein sequence MTLQLSTITPKVIIHNGKAVTSSQDVSHYFGKRHDDVLKKIRNLDCSSEFHVRNFAEMFQKINIGKGAKRESKYYEMTKDGFVFLVMGFTGKKAAQFKEAYIAEFNRMEAELHSAPKYQPEAHEKFSSKDTQNLARIIALMTQNFRFRDAWNNAIWYALREVTGIPSPYPMEVLLVPSIATECERIWHVTEELQDKIADAEKTAIKRIIRKRENADKVIAEIETLLSQTTQDNQLMLNGALSNWHKAELTHFLQRC, from the coding sequence ATGACACTTCAACTTTCTACTATCACACCTAAAGTTATTATTCATAATGGCAAAGCTGTTACCTCATCTCAAGATGTTTCTCATTATTTTGGTAAGCGACATGATGATGTTTTAAAGAAAATTCGCAACCTAGATTGTTCGTCTGAATTTCATGTCCGCAATTTTGCGGAGATGTTCCAGAAAATAAATATAGGCAAAGGTGCAAAACGAGAATCTAAATACTACGAAATGACCAAAGATGGTTTCGTATTTTTAGTGATGGGGTTTACAGGCAAAAAAGCTGCACAATTCAAAGAAGCCTATATTGCTGAATTTAACCGCATGGAAGCAGAGCTACATTCTGCACCAAAATACCAACCCGAAGCTCACGAAAAGTTCAGCAGCAAAGATACCCAAAATCTCGCCCGTATCATTGCACTGATGACGCAAAACTTTCGTTTCAGGGACGCATGGAATAATGCTATCTGGTATGCATTGAGAGAAGTTACCGGCATTCCTTCACCCTATCCAATGGAAGTACTACTAGTCCCTTCTATCGCTACAGAGTGTGAGCGTATCTGGCACGTAACGGAAGAGCTTCAGGATAAAATAGCCGATGCAGAAAAAACAGCGATTAAACGCATTATTCGCAAACGTGAAAATGCCGACAAAGTTATTGCTGAGATAGAAACTTTGTTATCTCAGACTACACAGGATAACCAGCTAATGCTAAATGGTGCGCTATCAAACTGGCATAAAGCGGAATTGACCCACTTCCTCCAACGCTGCTAA
- a CDS encoding phage tail fiber protein, translating to MVKIHPSGSFETNQESAGVNVQRTGLGVYFISGVMGYNSDGGWGTNSGASVPKNNNGLELIYIKDKILPDGNIEIQTFHRQHSHLPEDFQNWRVKEIINEKPVYYADGEQVDIPPSTWLDIRVEMPVDSIWNRQHAQN from the coding sequence ATAGTCAAAATCCATCCATCCGGAAGCTTTGAAACTAACCAAGAATCAGCAGGAGTCAATGTCCAGCGAACTGGATTAGGAGTCTATTTCATCTCAGGTGTTATGGGCTATAACTCGGATGGTGGATGGGGTACAAACTCCGGCGCATCAGTACCTAAAAATAATAATGGTTTGGAGCTTATTTATATTAAAGATAAAATCCTACCTGACGGTAATATTGAAATACAAACATTCCACCGTCAGCACAGTCATTTGCCAGAAGATTTTCAGAATTGGCGAGTTAAAGAAATTATTAACGAAAAACCAGTTTATTACGCTGACGGTGAACAAGTTGATATTCCACCTTCAACATGGCTAGATATCCGTGTAGAAATGCCCGTTGATTCAATCTGGAATCGGCAGCATGCGCAAAACTAA
- a CDS encoding phage tail tip protein J-related protein: MGKTVTSIIGAGLMVAGVLATGGLGLALMAAGLAVQTAGSLLFQDKMPSGGYRDQAERKQILRSSTASETVIVGKTVCSGLLFFAEEEKGEQDKNEKLFLAITLAGHKINRIGQVWLNDDTIDSFGDKADYELHNDRTTADPYLVKNAPSWKKDMIGRGLAWLRLTLHYDAEKFPYGVPNVKVEVWGKELFDPRTNRTTWSNNGALVILDYYRSYLKVPDSDIDFNAFKIAADLCDESVTTPEGKSEPRYTINGAYELSESPASILEHMHRCIGAEPTYIAGQHGILMWAYHGPAVLKIEPHQIIDTVSITPELPLSEATNAIYGTFVDAEQKYTKTDFSPIVVDKWIEEDGLEIKENMDYRFVSSPYQAQRLANLYLRKKRAGRRVQLTLNLDGYAYRPGDVVLLDLPNLGIKSLEFRVAEWKFHPQEGVEILLEEDGAYIYEDIIGKPFERPPFTELPTGGIAPPINLTFMPVNIGDVVQGYLSWQNAAADVRYSTVNILEQGKVIQTIQVPGERVDIAGLPRGAYRVEVRAVNTVGAISQPTIRDFSIEAPPAPISVDITVGMFSLTAAPRLGDSASYGSTFEFWFSDKKLPDASEHEVNNHATKVGQGQFWTQENLKVGHEYFFYIRTINSYGKSPFVEASGKPDSLPGDILDEIDKKINDTEAIKQLKKGIDSSTEAILENAKGLNGNTQYFMRQNGKMKAEIIRVDNYVVTETKALAESIHQVRATADKSWAAAQNSLQAKYDMKKGEASATWTSLVKIHYDGVDYDAGMVIGAELKNGKVSTQIGFSAQTFIIYNPVNGKKVPMFSIQNGQTFINDALISKATIESVVVGMEIRSKNYIPGRSGFYWNMQNGQMENIGSDKQGKMKQTNTTISIADNQGRLRVQIGKITGVF, translated from the coding sequence ATGGGTAAAACGGTCACAAGCATAATTGGCGCAGGGTTGATGGTCGCTGGCGTACTGGCAACGGGCGGTTTGGGATTGGCGTTGATGGCAGCGGGTTTGGCCGTGCAGACCGCAGGCTCATTGTTGTTTCAGGATAAGATGCCTTCTGGTGGCTATCGTGACCAGGCGGAGCGTAAGCAGATTCTACGCTCATCAACGGCATCAGAAACGGTGATTGTGGGTAAAACGGTTTGCTCAGGGTTACTCTTTTTTGCAGAAGAAGAAAAAGGCGAACAGGATAAAAACGAAAAACTTTTCTTGGCGATCACACTGGCCGGACATAAAATCAATCGCATTGGTCAGGTTTGGCTCAACGACGATACGATTGACTCTTTTGGCGATAAAGCAGATTACGAATTACATAACGATAGAACAACCGCCGACCCTTATCTCGTTAAAAATGCTCCAAGCTGGAAAAAGGACATGATAGGCAGAGGCTTAGCCTGGCTTAGATTAACGCTGCACTATGATGCTGAAAAATTTCCCTATGGTGTGCCTAACGTTAAAGTCGAAGTGTGGGGGAAAGAACTGTTTGACCCAAGAACGAATAGAACCACTTGGAGCAATAACGGCGCGCTGGTGATTTTAGACTATTATCGTAGTTACCTAAAAGTCCCCGATAGTGATATCGATTTCAATGCTTTTAAGATTGCAGCGGATTTATGTGATGAGTCAGTGACGACCCCAGAGGGTAAGTCTGAGCCGCGTTATACGATAAATGGTGCTTATGAGTTATCGGAATCCCCTGCCTCTATCCTTGAACATATGCACCGTTGTATTGGTGCAGAGCCGACATACATTGCAGGACAACACGGCATATTAATGTGGGCTTATCATGGCCCTGCTGTGCTCAAAATTGAACCACATCAAATCATCGACACGGTGAGTATTACGCCTGAACTGCCGTTAAGTGAGGCTACCAATGCTATTTATGGTACTTTTGTTGATGCGGAGCAGAAATACACTAAAACGGACTTTAGCCCCATTGTAGTAGATAAATGGATAGAAGAAGATGGACTTGAGATTAAAGAAAATATGGATTATCGCTTTGTCAGCAGTCCTTACCAGGCGCAGCGGTTAGCCAATCTTTATTTACGCAAGAAACGGGCTGGACGGCGTGTTCAACTAACATTAAACTTGGATGGCTACGCTTATCGTCCTGGTGATGTGGTATTGCTCGATTTACCGAATTTAGGCATTAAATCGCTTGAATTTCGTGTAGCTGAGTGGAAATTTCATCCACAGGAAGGCGTGGAAATCCTATTAGAAGAAGACGGCGCGTATATTTACGAGGATATTATTGGTAAGCCATTTGAAAGGCCTCCATTCACTGAATTACCAACAGGTGGCATTGCACCCCCAATAAATCTTACCTTTATGCCTGTCAATATCGGTGATGTGGTTCAAGGTTACTTAAGCTGGCAAAATGCCGCGGCGGATGTACGTTACAGTACAGTAAATATCCTTGAACAAGGTAAAGTGATTCAAACCATTCAGGTGCCAGGCGAGCGTGTTGATATTGCTGGATTACCAAGAGGAGCCTATCGCGTTGAGGTCAGAGCCGTTAACACAGTAGGGGCAATATCGCAACCCACCATTCGTGATTTTTCTATTGAAGCTCCTCCAGCTCCCATAAGTGTTGATATCACTGTCGGCATGTTTTCATTAACCGCTGCTCCTAGGTTAGGCGATTCAGCCTCCTATGGCAGTACCTTTGAATTTTGGTTTAGCGATAAAAAATTGCCAGACGCATCAGAACATGAAGTCAATAATCATGCCACTAAAGTCGGACAAGGGCAGTTTTGGACACAGGAAAACCTTAAGGTTGGTCACGAGTATTTTTTCTATATTCGCACCATAAATAGCTATGGAAAATCACCTTTTGTTGAAGCATCAGGCAAACCCGATAGTTTACCGGGTGACATTCTTGATGAAATAGACAAAAAAATTAACGACACGGAAGCGATTAAGCAGTTAAAGAAAGGGATAGACAGCAGCACGGAAGCCATACTGGAAAACGCAAAAGGACTCAACGGCAATACGCAGTACTTCATGCGTCAAAACGGCAAGATGAAGGCGGAAATCATCAGGGTTGACAATTATGTGGTAACCGAGACTAAAGCCTTAGCCGAGTCTATCCATCAGGTGAGAGCGACAGCGGATAAGTCATGGGCAGCCGCTCAGAATTCGCTACAAGCTAAGTATGACATGAAAAAGGGTGAAGCTTCTGCAACTTGGACATCGTTAGTCAAGATTCACTATGACGGCGTTGACTATGACGCTGGCATGGTGATTGGGGCTGAGCTTAAAAACGGTAAAGTTAGTACACAGATTGGCTTTAGTGCGCAGACTTTCATTATTTACAATCCGGTTAATGGGAAAAAAGTTCCTATGTTTAGTATTCAGAATGGGCAAACTTTTATTAATGATGCGTTAATAAGTAAGGCAACCATTGAAAGTGTAGTAGTCGGTATGGAGATTCGTTCTAAAAATTACATTCCAGGGCGATCTGGATTTTATTGGAATATGCAAAATGGTCAAATGGAGAATATTGGCTCTGATAAACAAGGGAAGATGAAGCAAACAAATACCACAATTAGTATAGCTGATAATCAGGGACGCTTAAGAGTGCAAATTGGTAAAATAACGGGGGTTTTTTGA